Proteins from one Nyctibius grandis isolate bNycGra1 chromosome 2, bNycGra1.pri, whole genome shotgun sequence genomic window:
- the MXRA5 gene encoding matrix-remodeling-associated protein 5 isoform X1, whose amino-acid sequence MGERAAAGALSVVLILGLGLPPGTLACPQPCACYLPTEVHCTFRSLAAVPARISKHVERINFGFNSIQSIYENSFAGLTKLELLMIHGNDIQNIPSGALKDLVSLQVFKISYNKLKVITGQTLQGLSSLMRLHMDHNRIEFIHPNAFNGLTSLRLVHLEGNLLQQLHPSTFSTFMVLDYFKLSTVRHLYLSENALRTLPAGMFQGMPLLENLYLHGNPWACDCSLKWLLEWNEVSGGVLKCKKDKAYEGGQLCPKCNSPKQLQKEDIQNLKDISCRKPVIQSSLRQNSSTQDEEDGDNYELPLEELQSSPWNITLNMTDEHGNVVHLNCEIKKPMGSTKIQWNQIHTQEIDINATISLDFECPMNRENYEKLWKLIAYYSEVPVKLERELMLSKEPKISYRYRQGSDYDALYYTGVKAQILAEPSWVMQPLINIQLNRRQSTGKKVVLSFFTVFSQTIRTKATGQQRSWVMIEQNQSTRTAQSVVEGSDCQLSCNVKASETPSVQWLFPDGTKLQAPFNQKGSRFSILSSGQLIIKSVSYTDGGLYHCIAQVRDDVDIKAYRLLVQPRAIQVADSDIVRVEKNIGDPIVLPCNAVAIPEPHLSWILPSSQVLNDLSNSSKGYMLDNGTLLIPKSHVSDSGHYRCVAVNQQGSDKFVVRVTVNKMVSDRSFKRIKLKKCPGTKSLSKTRGRVIDDGEGSGAGGVEEFPRKKNHLKDREIPFKQKSDQVPEAQIKKVKKGKRKMKIWKSTDRTQDSNVAEGRRVFESRRRINVASKQINPQHWADILAKVRGKNLPRTTTATAISLTTALPSVMQKTTPVPDPVASPPPSETAADVVDSSADVSPMGEDEPFSVTVSHNTKAFSVQSILTRSETEPFSDHRALETPASMYSVEIAVSGPYLTPVSATVQPQGEQHLDVRTDDSVVVKENIHALIEEPLTRQIVTTFPNTQSSSFTVENVDRPISSTSEENSAFAELPLDATVLAESQTVDLHSVLETGVKFSEEDPMNVDTIILIPSQLDEIIPTDSVGTTTVSSAISPFVTEQSNDLIHQHEEVSPGQTKMADLSTNFPAITPIRVQSKEEPETHRNIVTQESMSSSYAESFQGREHRNLATPKSDPTFILHSTNALHKTEEGIKPASSISRLTTVATTTTPYRKTMPSLVTQHARKRPFGRRRLRPNRIRQRPKPFPPVVLTTEAMPIVPRTPEVEAVTKTSSATLESPDLKNKVKIQAKEKEHMEFTPSLVTDPVVLEKITKIREVVTASFFTPTVSPPDAKHATLSTAPETLALPVTAPITMLSTYIVHDTVPMKESSAPLKPEQSEVPTYHSLDNMPEEDNKANSKAVDSKAEQSNTTTSPEHMSSLILSTKPESQERPILFDSEVVVNETTAGTFQLIYPTMSDLSIPVGTVEVFKALSVSKEPWKPTVSLETPAITEPHQRHEVITLSSSFSTTETQTFPLREMKKYVTSQTGTKPSFLNKKEAVSHVFHHDPTLQTTEKPLTTSAAFIPFIKLATLPPSISSTSHPSLHYTTKESNAFNQERFPETKRFEADGDKMVVSSRQNVHPTPSSSQNRISIQSKEEQFKELDSSKSNNSLLLNPNLAHPPAGMIPSLNQRLSVAPPKHVPVRGTVKPPYIVTQGSFRYFITHQPLHYTNKPEITAYAAHTIQDKISFASQRETTTPTQASPFHKTNPFTASKFGNQGQNRYNINSRFFGSNHVPDNRGTGGRLPSQGIPYYPSSRMPFLFNRTRIFPHLSMHPKPVVPSQLVPKDTKEKKIAQVSPTRITVHKTTATPVPPVLHATTTTSPPPAILKITTPAFLSQRTKPQISTTVHPLKHFHHHHQKIPSVPYVGGIMPHNSTVIQSSSNFKIHGERPKIITKGSQSISILAETDAFIPCDAVGEPKPFITWTKVSTGALMTANIRLQRFEVWKNGTLLIRNVQLQDRGQYLCTAQNLHGIDKMIIVLTIVAHQPKILLSRYRDITVYFGDTIAMECQASGTPSPHISWIFPDRKILQTVTTTESRIMLHENRTLSIKQATFSDRGVYKCVASNAAGADSIAVRLHIAALPPIIQQDKQENISLPLGSSINIHCTAKAAPSPSIRWVVFDGTQIRPSQFVNGNLFVFPNGTLYIRNVSPKDSGAYECIAANMVGAARRTIQLHVKKHASNAKITGSSPQRTDITYGSILHLDCSASGDPWPRILWRLPSKRMIDSLHSSLETRIKVFSNGTLVVHSVTDKDAGDYLCVARNKIGDDYVVLKVNVMMKPAKIEHKNKNNHKVKYGGDLKVDCVATGLPNPEISWGLPDGSMINTFMQSDDSGSRMKRYVVFNNGTLYFNDVGLREEGDYTCYAENQIGKDEMKVRVKVVAEPATIRNKTYFIINVPYGDVVTVACEAKGEPTPKVTWLSPTNRPIPALSDKYQVYRDGTLLIQKAQRSDSGNYTCVVRNSAGEDRKIVWIHVKVQPPRINGHLSAITSVRETAIRDSRKLIDCKAEGIPAPRVLWAFPEGVILPAPYYGNRITVHRNGTLDIRGVRQTDAVQLICIGRNEGGEARLIVQLLITDLLEKPSFRDPVNERITAIAGHSINLNCSVQGNPKPSTSWILPNGTEVLSGNRLHRFYHKRDGILHISSLSAGDAGTYRCTARNPGGYVERVVFLKVGLRPEISNQYNNLVSIINGETLQLHCITQPNQRAQISWTLPSGVVLDAPQAVGRFSLLENGSLTVHEASVFDRGTYLCKVSTEYGVSVMNVPVIVIAYPPRITSEPAPIIYARPGNSVKLNCMAIGIPKAEITWELPDKSHLTTGAQSRLYGNKFLHPQGSLVIQQSTQRDAGFYKCTAKNILGSDSKTTYIHIF is encoded by the exons gtgttttaaaatgcaaaaaggacAAAGCCTATGAAGGGGGACAGCTCTGTCCTAAGTGCAACAGCccaaaacagctgcagaaagaagatattcaaaacttgaAAGATATTTCCTGTAGGAAACCTGTCATTCAGTCTTCACTGAGGCAGAATAGCAGCACTCAAGATGAAGAAGATGGTGACAATTATGAACTCCCTCTGGAAGAGCTTCAGTCCTCTCCATGGAACATTACTCTAAATATGACTGATGAGCATGGCAATGTAGTCCACCTGAACTGTGAAATCAAAAAACCAATGGGCTCTACCAAAATTCAGTGGAATCAAATCCATACTCAGGAGATTGATATAAATGCTACAATTTCACTGGATTTTGAATGTCCAATGAATCGAGAAAACTATGAAAAACTATGGAAGCTTATAGCTTATTACAGTGAAGTACCTGTCAAATTAGAGAGGGAGCTTATGCTCAGCAAAGAGCCTAAAATAAGCTATCGGTACAGACAAGGCTCAGATTATGATGCTCTTTACTACACGGGTGTAAAAGCTCAAATACTGGCTGAGCCTTCCTGGGTGATGCAGCCTCTTATAAATATCCAATTAAACAGGCGCCAGAGTACAGGGAAAAAAGTGGTGCtatctttttttactgtgttttctcAGACAATTCGTACCAAAGCCACTGGGCAGCAGAGAAGCTGGGTAATGAtagagcaaaaccaaagcacaaGGACAGCCCAGAGTGTCGTGGAAGGATCAGACTGTCAGTTGAGCTGCAATGTGAAAGCCTCTGAGACCCCCTCTGTTCAATGGCTCTTTCCAGATGGGACTAAACTGCAGGCACCATTTAATCAGAAAGGCAGCAGGTTTTCCATTCTCAGTAGTGGTCAGCTAATAATCAAATCAGTTAGTTACACTGATGGTGGTTTGTACCACTGCATTGCCCAAGTTAGAGATGATGTGGACATAAAGGCTTACAGACTTCTAGTGCAGCCTCGAGCTATTCAGGTAGCTGACTCAGATATAGTGAGGGTTGAAAAAAACATTGGAGATCCAATAGTTTTGCCGTGCAATGCAGTTGCCATCCCAGAGCCACATCTGAGCTGGATTCTTCCAAGCAGCCAGGTACTTAATGATTTATCAAACTCTTCAAAAGGATATATGTTGGACAATGGTACTTTGCTTATTCCAAAAAGCCACGTCAGTGATAGTGGCCATTACAGATGTGTGGCTGTCAATCAGCAGGGCTCAGATAAGTTTGTTGTAAGGgtcacagtaaataaaatggtGTCTGACAGGTCATTTAAAAGGATAAAACTAAAAAAGTGCCCAGGCACAAAAAGTTTGTCAAAAACAAGAGGGCGAGTCATAGATGATGGAGAGGGAtcaggggcaggaggggtggaGGAGTTCCCACGAAAAAAGAACCACCTGAAAGACCGGGAAATAccctttaaacaaaaaagtgacCAGGTGCCAGAAGCTCAAATTAAAAAGGtgaagaaaggcaaaaggaaaatgaaaatctggAAAAGTACTGATAGAACCCAAGACAGTAATGTTGCAGAAGGCCGGAGAGTATTTGAATCTCGAAGGAGAATTAATGTGGCAAGCAAGCAGATTAACCCACAGCATTGGGCTGACATTCTGGCAAAAGTCCGTGGGAAGAATCTTCCTAGAACAACAACAGCTACAGCCATTTCTTTAACAACTGCACTGCCATCAGTCATGCAGAAAACTACTCCAGTCCCTGATCCGGTAGCTAGCCCTCCACCTTCAGAGACAGCAGCTGATGTGGTAGATTCCtctgctgatgtatcacccATGGGTGAAGATGAGCCGTTCTCAGTCACTGTTTCCCACAACACTAAAGCATTTTCAGTCCAGTCCATATTAACAAGGTCGGAAACTGAACCCTTCTCTGACCACAGGGCTTTAGAAACACCTGCAAGTATGTACTCTGTAGAAATTGCTGTATCGGGTCCATATTTGACTCCCGTCTCTGCAACTGTACAACCCCAGGGCGAGCAGCATCTTGATGTCAGGACTGATGATTCAGTTGTAGTCAAAGAAAATATCCATGCTCTCATTGAAGAACCTCTAACCAGACAAATTGTAACAACCTTTCCTAATACTCAGAGCAGTTCATTCACAGTGGAAAACGTAGATAGACCTATATCTTCTACATCAGaggaaaattctgcttttgctgagCTACCACTTGATGCTACTGTCCTAGCTGAATCTCAGACTGTGGATCTTCATAGCGTCTTGGAGACAGGTGTAAAGTTCAGTGAAGAGGACCCAATGAATGTTGACACCATAATTTTAATACCTTCTCAGTTGGATGAGATCATCCCAACAGATTCTGTGGGCACTACTACCGTTTCTTCAGCCATTTCTCCATTTGTTACAGAACAGAGCAATGACTTGATACACCAGCATGAAGAAGTATCTCCAGGTCAGACAAAAATGGCAGACTTAAGTACAAATTTTCCAGCTATCACACCTATAAGGGTTCAGAGCAAGGAAGAACCTGAGACACACAGGAATATAGTGACTCAAGAAAGTATGTCCAGCAGTTATGCAGAGAGTTTTCAGGGCAGAGAACATAGAAACCTGGCCACTCCAAAATCAGATCCCACATTCATTTTGCATAGTACTAATGCTCTTCATAAAACAGAAGAGGGGATAAAACCTGCTTCTTCCATCAGTAGATTGACCACTGTGGCCACAACAACAACTCCCTATAGAAAGACCATGCCTTCACTTGTTACTCAGCATGCTAGAAAAAGGCCTTTTGGGAGAAGGAGGTTGAGACCAAACAGAATCCGACAAAGGCCAAAGCCTTTCCCCCCTGTTGTTTTAACCACGGAGGCAATGCCTATCGTTCCAAGGACACCTGAAGTTGAAGCTGTGACCAAAACTTCTTCCGCAACTCTTGAAAGTCCTGatcttaaaaacaaagtcaaaataCAGGCAAAGGAAAAGGAGCATATGGAATTCACTCCTTCATTAGTTACTGATCCGGTTGTCTTAGAGAAAATTACCAAAATCAGAGAGGTGGTCACAGCTTCCTTCTTTACGCCTACTGTTTCTCCGCCTGACGCAAAACATGCGACACTCTCTACTGCTCCTGAAACCTTGGCACTTCCAGTGACTGCACCTATCACAATGTTATCAACATATATTGTACATGACACAGTTCCCATGAAAGAGTCAAGTGCACCTCTGAAACCAGAGCAAAGTGAAGTGCCAACGTACCACTCATTAGACAATATGCCTGAGGAGGACAATAAAGCAAATTCTAAAGCTGTGGACAGTAAGGCAGAACAATCAAACACAACAACTTCTCCTGAACATATGAGCAGCTTGATACTATCTACAAAACCAGAATCTCAAGAAAGGCCTATCCTATTTGACTCAGAAGTTGTGGTTAATGAAACAACTGCTGGAACATTCCAGCTGATATATCCCACTATGAGTGACTTAAGTATTCCTGTTGGCACAGTGGAAGTTTTTAAGGCCCTGTCAGTTTCAAAGGAGCCATGGAAGCCCACAGTATCTTTAGAAACACCAGCAATAACTGAGCCACATCAGCGACATGAGGTGATTACTTTGTCCTCCTCCTTCAGCACAACAGAAACTCAGACTTTTCCACttagagaaatgaagaaatatgttACTTCTCAGACTGGGACAAAGCCATCTTTCTTGAATAAAAAGGAAGCTGTGTCACATGTATTTCATCATGATCCCACTTTGCAGACAACTGAAAAGCCTCTGACTACATCCGCTGCCTTTATTCCATTTATAAAACTTGCCACTCTTCCCCCTTCCATTTCAAGCACTTcacatccttctcttcactaTACCACCAAGGAAAGTAATGCCTTCAATCAAGAAAGGTTTCCAGAAACAAAACGATTTGAAGCAGATGGTGACAAAATGGTGGTGAGCTCAAGACAGAATGTACACCCTACTCCTTCCTCTAGCCAAAACAGGATTAGCATACAGTCGAAAGAGGAGCAATTCAAAGAGTTGGATAGTAGCAAGTCAAACAACAGTTTACTGCTAAATCCAAACCTTGCCCATCCACCTGCTGGAATGATACCAAGCCTAAACCAAAGACTGTCTGTTGCACCTCCAAAGCATGTTCCAGTAAGAGGCACAGTGAAGCCTCCATATATCGTAACACAAGGTTCATTTCGCTATTTTATAACGCACCAGCCTCTTCACTACACAAACAAACCAGAGATAACAGCGTACGCAGCACATACCATCCAGGACAAAATATCTTTTGCCTCTCAGAGAGAAACAACTACCCCAACACAAGCCTCTCCATTTCACAAAACAAATCCATTTACTGCAAGCAAGTTTGGTAATCAGGGTCAGAACAGATACAATATTAATTCAAGATTTTTTGGAAGTAACCATGTTCCAGATAACAGAGGCACAGGAGGGAGACTACCAAGTCAAGGGATCCCCTATTATCCCAGTTCCAGAATGCCATTCCTTTTCAACAGAACAAGGATATTCCCTCACTTAAGTATGCATCCTAAACCAGTGGTCCCTAGTCAACTAGTCCCCAAAGACACAAAAGAGAAGAAGATTGCCCAGGTCTCCCCTACTAGGATTACAGTGCACAAAACTACAGCTACTCCAGTGCCTCCAGTGCTACACGCCACAACCACCACATCACCACCACCAGCGATTTTAAAGATTACCACTCCAGCCTTTCTCTCTCAGCGCACAAAACCACAGATATCCACTACAGTTCATcctttaaaacatttccatcatcatcatcaaaaaATTCCGTCTGTGCCTTATGTGGGGGGCATTATGCCACACAACTCAACTGTAATTCAGTCTTCCAGTAATTTCAAGATACATGGAGAAAGACCTAAAATTATCACAAAAGGGTCTCAGAGCATATCCATCCTTGCTGAAACAGATGCTTTTATCCCTTGTGATGCAGTAGGGGAACCCAAGCCTTTTATTACTTGGACAAAAGTCTCCACAG GAGCTCTAATGACAGCCAACATCAGGTTGCAAAGGTTTGAAGTCTGGAAAAATGGTACCCTCCTTATCCGAAATGTTCAACTTCAGGATCGTGGACAGTATTTGTGCACAGCTCAGAACCTGCATGGCATAGATAAAATGATCATTGTGCTCACAATTGTAGCCCATCAGCCCAAAATTTTACTTTCCCGCTATCGAGATATCACAGTCTATTTTGGTGACACCATAGCAATGGAATGTCAGGCTAGTGGGACTCCAAGCCCACATATTTCATGGATTTTCCCAGATAGGAAGATTTTACAGACAGTCACCACCACAGAAAGCAGGATAATGCTTCATGAAAATCGAACCTTGTCTATCAAGCAAGCAACTTTTTCAGACCGAGGAGTTTACAAATGTGTAGCAAGCAATGCTGCAGGAGCTGACAGCATTGCAGTGAGGCTTCACATTGCAGCCTTACCCCCCATCATCCAGCAGGATAAGCAAGAGAATATTTCCTTGCCCCTTGGTAGCAGTATTAACATCCACTGCACTGCCAAAGCAGCACCTTCTCCCAGCATCCGCTGGGTGGTCTTTGACGGCACGCAAATCCGACCTTCTCAATTTGTCAATGggaatttatttgtttttcccaaTGGAACTCTTTATATTCGCAACGTCTCCCCCAAGGACAGTGGGGCGTACGAGTGCATTGCTGCTAACATGGTGGGAGCTGCCAGGAGAACAATACAACTCCATGTGAAGAAGCATGCATCTAATGCTAAGATCACTGGGAGCTCTCCTCAGAGGACAGATATAACATATGGCAGCATCCTGCATTTGGACTGTAGTGCTTCTGGTGACCCCTGGCCTCGGATATTATGGAGGTTGCCTTCCAAAAGGATGATTGATTCCCTACACAG tAGTTTGGAGACTAGAATCAAAGTATTCAGCAATGGGACTTTGGTTGTCCATTCAGTTACAGATAAAGATGCAGGAGACTATTTGTGTGTGGCCCGCAATAAGATTGGGGATGACTACGTGGTCCTCAAAGTGAATGTGATGATGAAACCAGCAAAAATAGAACATAAGAACAAGAATAACCACAAGGTCAAGTATGGAGGGGACCTGAAAGTTGACTGTGTAGCCACAGGTCTGCCAAATCCTGAGATCTCCTGGGGTCTCCCAGACGGCAGCATGATCAATACCTTCATGCAGTCAGATGACAGCGGCAGCCGGATGAAGCGATACGTGGTCTTCAATAATGGAACCTTGTATTTCAATGATGTTGGACTGAGAGAGGAAGGGGATTACACCTGCTATGCTGAGAACCAGATTGGGAAGGATGAGATGAAGGTGCGGGTCAAAGTAGTGGCGGAGCCTGCAACTATCAGGAACAAAACATACTTCATTATTAATGTACCCTATGGTGATGTTGTCACAGTAGCATGTGAAGCCAAAGGAGAACCCACTCCCAAAGTGACCTGGCTCTCCCCAACCAACAGGCCCATTCCTGCCCTATCTGACAAATACCAGGTATATAGGGATGGCACCCTTCTCATCCAAAAGGCCCAAAGATCTGATAGTGGTAACTATACTTGCGTAGTGCGGAACAGTGCTGGAGAAGATCGGAAAATCGTCTGGATCCACGTTAAAGTTCAACCTCCCAGAATCAATGGTCATCTCAGTGCAATAACATCTGTGAGGGAGACAGCCATCAGGGACAGCCGGAAACTTATTGACTGCAAAGCTGAAGGCATCCCTGCTCCACGGGTCTTATGGGCATTTCCAGAGGGAGTAATCCTGCCAGCTCCCTACTATGGGAACAGGATCACTGTACATCGCAACGGTACTTTGGACATCAGAGGAGTAAGGCAGACAGATGCAGTACAGCTCATATGCATTGGACGGAACGAAGGAGGGGAAGCGAGACTGATTGTGCAGCTCCTCATCACAGACCTTTTGGAGAAACCTTCCTTCAGAGATCCTGTCAATGAAAGAATCACTGCCATTGCTGGGCACAGCATCAATCTGAACTGCTCAGTCCAGGGGAACCCCAAGCCCAGCACAAGCTGGATCCTTCCCAATGGCACTGAAGTGCTGAGTGGCAACCGTCTGCACAGATTTTACCATAAGAGGGATGGAATCTTACACATCAGCAGCCTCTCTGCTGGAGATGCTGGGACTTACCGCTGTACAGCCAGAAACCCAGGAGGTTATGTGGAACGAGTAGTCTTCCTGAAGGTGGGACTCAGGCCAGAAATCAGCAACCAGTACAACAACCTGGTGAGCATCATCAATGGAGAAACCCTGCAGCTCCATTGCATCACCCAGCCAAACCAACGGGCACAGATCTCCTGGACGCTGCCCAGTGGGGTGGTTCTGGATGCCCCCCAAGCTGTGGGTCGCTTTTCCCTGTTGGAGAATGGCTCACTGACGGTGCATGAGGCTTCTGTATTTGACAGGGGCACTTACCTGTGCAAGGTGTCCACAGAGTACGGCGTTTCTGTTATGAATGTGCCTGTCATTGTGATAGCCTATCCTCCCCGAATCACCAGTGAGCCAGCACCCATCATTTATGCCAGGCCTGGAAATTCAGTAAAACTGAACTGCATGGCCATTGGGATTCCTAAAGCAGAAATAACATGGGAGCTTCCAGACAAATCACATCTGACAACAGGAGCTCAATCCCGTCTGTATGGAAACAAATTCCTCCACCCTCAGGGGTCGTTAGTCATCCAGCAGTCTACTCAGAGGGATGCAGGCTTCTATAAATGCACTGCTAAAAATATACTAGGCAGTGATTCGAAAACAACCTACATACACATATTCTAA